The nucleotide window TTTGGCTGAAACGCAAATCGGCATGGTCTATTTTGTGGGGTGGAATTTCAGGTGGGATGCCAATTCTTGCAGGCAGGGCACTCGGAATTGGTGAGATTGATTTGATAGGATTAATGCTGTCGCTTTCAATTCTTCTTTGGATTCCAACACATATACTCACTTTCAATATTCGACATTTCAAGGATTATAAAAATGCAAAGATTCCTACATTTCCTTCAAAATATGGTTTTAATAAAACAAGAATAATTATAGCATTGTCGAGCATAGGTGCAGCATTGGCTGTAATTATAGGTACAATGGCGCTTGGATTGTCCTGGGGATATATCAGACTTATAATAATTTTAGCTTTGGGCTCAATACTTCTTGGAACATATAGCATTATTAAACCTTCAGAAAAAGTGAATTTCGGATTATTCAAATATGCTTCAATTTTTATGCTTAGCACTATGATATTGATAGTGATTGCTACAATATAAATTTGTTTGATTTTGAATTCTGAATAGTTTTTTGCTCTAAGATTATCAAAGATAATCATATGAATGTCAGACCCGACTAGTTTTAATACTTGTTGGGTCTTTTTTATTATTATCTCGCCAAGCTTTAATTCTGCTGTTTTTTCTCAAAAAAAATGCTTCTTATAGCAATTTTGTGGAATATTGATTTTATTTTTCGAAAAAGTCAAAAAAAATTTGGAAATAATAATTTAATGTTTTTACTTTGACCG belongs to Bacteroidota bacterium and includes:
- a CDS encoding protoheme IX farnesyltransferase, with protein sequence MNKIKSYWSLIKSLQTILLLVTGVAGFISARCPVMNFGIFAGLVSSLFLTVGGTTVLNMVYDKDIDSKMKRTILRPLPSGKISKRNALMFGMIILISGLVISYFMSKLYFIIMFAGFFIDFVIYTIWLKRKSAWSILWGGISGGMPILAGRALGIGEIDLIGLMLSLSILLWIPTHILTFNIRHFKDYKNAKIPTFPSKYGFNKTRIIIALSSIGAALAVIIGTMALGLSWGYIRLIIILALGSILLGTYSIIKPSEKVNFGLFKYASIFMLSTMILIVIATI